A region from the Achromobacter seleniivolatilans genome encodes:
- a CDS encoding SDR family NAD(P)-dependent oxidoreductase, translating into MSIRFDERVAIVTGAGQGLGRSHALQLAARGCRVVVNDFGGAQAVVDEIVAAGGQAIANDANVCDGAQVDAMAAQAMDAWGRVDILINNAGILRDKTFAKMSAGDFNAVVDVHLLGSANCARAVWPIMREQRYGRILMTTSTSGMYGNFGQSNYGAAKAGVIGLMNVLHLEGQRNGIHVNALVPTAATRMTAEMFDAYALRALDPAYVTPAALFLVHEAAPSRTALLAGAGTYARLAIVESEGVYFPEGERTPESIAKHFDEIASLDNFIEPGEGLAHVARILKRAQEAA; encoded by the coding sequence ATGAGCATTCGCTTCGATGAACGCGTCGCCATTGTGACCGGCGCAGGCCAGGGCCTGGGCAGAAGTCACGCCTTGCAGCTTGCCGCGCGCGGTTGCCGGGTCGTGGTGAACGACTTTGGCGGCGCGCAGGCCGTTGTGGATGAGATCGTTGCCGCCGGTGGGCAGGCCATCGCAAATGACGCCAATGTGTGCGATGGCGCACAGGTGGATGCGATGGCTGCACAGGCAATGGACGCCTGGGGCCGCGTGGATATTCTGATCAACAACGCTGGCATCCTGCGCGACAAAACCTTCGCCAAGATGAGCGCGGGCGATTTCAACGCTGTCGTGGACGTGCATCTGCTGGGGTCCGCGAATTGCGCGCGGGCGGTGTGGCCCATCATGCGCGAGCAGCGTTACGGCCGCATTCTGATGACCACGTCCACGTCGGGCATGTACGGCAACTTCGGTCAGTCGAACTACGGCGCGGCGAAGGCGGGCGTGATCGGCCTGATGAACGTGCTGCATCTGGAAGGCCAGCGCAACGGCATTCACGTGAATGCGCTCGTGCCCACGGCCGCAACCCGGATGACGGCGGAGATGTTCGACGCCTATGCGTTGCGTGCGTTGGACCCGGCGTATGTCACCCCTGCCGCGTTGTTCCTGGTGCATGAAGCAGCCCCCAGCCGCACCGCCTTGCTGGCTGGCGCGGGCACCTATGCGCGCCTGGCCATCGTCGAAAGTGAAGGCGTGTATTTTCCGGAAGGCGAGCGCACGCCCGAGAGCATTGCGAAGCACTTTGACGAGATCGCCAGCCTGGACAACTTTATCGAACCCGGAGAAGGACTCGCGCATGTGGCCCGCATCCTGAAACGCGCACAGGAGGCCGCATGA
- a CDS encoding acyl-CoA thioesterase has translation MTASANAPRAAPTTRGDYPRLLPMTTRLRDTDVYGHMNNVVYNEYFDTAVNQTLIELGVLDLRASDVIGLVVHSQTSYFRPVAFPDTVVVGVRVGRLGRTSVTYEYALFRGDDDSAAAQGSFTHAYVDRASNQPVELPQALRGALEPLLRASAN, from the coding sequence ATGACTGCGTCTGCCAATGCACCGCGCGCGGCTCCAACCACGCGGGGCGATTATCCCCGTCTGTTGCCGATGACGACCCGGCTGCGCGATACCGACGTCTACGGCCACATGAATAACGTCGTCTACAACGAGTATTTCGATACCGCGGTCAATCAGACCTTGATTGAACTTGGCGTGCTGGACCTGCGGGCAAGCGACGTGATCGGTCTGGTGGTGCATAGCCAGACTTCCTATTTTCGCCCGGTCGCGTTTCCGGACACGGTTGTTGTAGGCGTAAGGGTGGGGCGTTTGGGGCGCACCAGCGTCACCTATGAATACGCGTTGTTCCGGGGCGATGACGACAGCGCTGCCGCACAAGGCAGTTTCACGCATGCCTACGTAGACCGCGCAAGCAATCAACCGGTTGAGTTGCCGCAGGCGCTGCGCGGCGCGCTGGAACCGTTGCTGCGAGCCAGCGCGAACTGA
- a CDS encoding MaoC family dehydratase has product MTPDALRAMPSPQSLADQVSQEIGVSAWTTISQAQVDLFADATDDHQFIHVDPERALRESAFGGPIAHGFLSLSLLTALSQDVLPTFEGAIGINYGFDKVRFLTPVPVGAKVRGRFVLSEFTPRNAREFTTRYAVTVEIEGAARPALVADWITMTILQGSAT; this is encoded by the coding sequence ATGACTCCAGACGCTCTACGCGCTATGCCCAGTCCGCAATCCCTGGCCGATCAGGTCTCGCAGGAAATCGGTGTGTCGGCATGGACCACGATTTCGCAGGCGCAGGTGGACCTCTTCGCGGACGCCACCGATGACCATCAATTCATTCATGTCGATCCTGAGCGCGCCCTGCGGGAAAGCGCCTTCGGCGGACCCATCGCGCATGGCTTTCTGTCGCTGTCCTTGTTGACCGCTCTGAGCCAGGACGTCCTGCCCACGTTCGAAGGCGCCATCGGCATCAACTACGGTTTCGACAAAGTCCGGTTTCTGACGCCCGTGCCCGTGGGCGCGAAAGTGCGCGGCCGCTTTGTCCTAAGCGAGTTCACGCCGCGCAATGCGCGTGAATTCACCACCCGCTATGCAGTAACCGTCGAGATTGAGGGCGCGGCGCGGCCCGCACTGGTTGCCGACTGGATCACTATGACCATTCTTCAAGGATCAGCAACATGA
- a CDS encoding TetR/AcrR family transcriptional regulator: protein MKGEPTVTAARDDGMGNIELLTAAAECFMEQGFHASSIDDVARRLGATKGRVYHYYRSKTDLFFDVHREGMRRNFEAVRPVMKEKGPAAQRLALMLKHHALSMMENLAFETVVVQGVHMHRLGATTPAQRQTLAELMTIRDDFEALFKRVAYEGVEDGSLAIDDVSVAIKAALGAINWLAVWYRPRLGETRDDREILASKVVHTIIAGLGTRA, encoded by the coding sequence ATGAAGGGGGAACCTACGGTGACGGCTGCGCGCGATGACGGCATGGGGAATATTGAACTGCTGACCGCGGCGGCTGAGTGCTTCATGGAGCAAGGTTTCCACGCATCCAGCATCGACGACGTGGCACGCCGCCTTGGCGCTACCAAAGGCCGCGTCTATCACTATTACCGCTCCAAGACCGACCTGTTCTTTGATGTGCACCGCGAGGGCATGCGGCGCAACTTCGAAGCCGTGCGCCCCGTCATGAAAGAGAAGGGTCCGGCCGCCCAGCGCCTCGCACTGATGCTCAAGCATCACGCGCTGTCGATGATGGAGAACCTGGCGTTCGAGACCGTTGTGGTCCAGGGCGTGCACATGCACAGGCTGGGCGCGACCACGCCCGCGCAGCGCCAGACGCTGGCCGAACTGATGACCATCCGCGATGACTTCGAAGCGCTGTTCAAGCGCGTGGCGTATGAAGGCGTGGAAGACGGCTCGCTGGCCATCGATGATGTGTCCGTGGCCATCAAGGCCGCGTTGGGCGCCATCAACTGGCTTGCTGTCTGGTATCGGCCCCGGCTGGGCGAAACCCGCGACGACCGCGAAATCCTGGCGTCCAAGGTCGTGCACACCATCATCGCCGGCCTGGGCACCCGCGCCTGA
- a CDS encoding AMP-binding protein: MNDEARGAVPDRQACVLRYLLEAQAKKIPNRIFVRFHKGPSWTYAQTLAQVRRRAATLRQEGVKQGDRVLCWMGNGPELLANWFAINYLGAVYVPLNTGLRGRPLEHVLENAQASLMLAHRALTGRLQGLAPGALKRILLTGEGEAPSALPAGVSFAALADTSSEPAADLLATDAPIEPWDTQSIMYTSGTTGLSKGVVTSYVQLYTMGPDAFDCITPEDRCMIAGPIFHCGSTLYVYAMLAYGGSIAMVPEFRTAEFWDAIRETESTVVLLLGVMANFLLKQPPSPRDLEHPLRKVFIVPFGEDAPAFKTRFGVDLYTVYNMTEIASPLSAGPGLTEAGRCGKPRPWFELRVGDAQDRALPDGEVGELLIRSHRPWALFSGYYRNPEATAASMRNGWFHTGDAFRRDGDGTFFFVDRLKDVIRRRGENISSFELEGEICAHPAVREAVAVAVPSEHGEDEVLTVVTLVEEAALAPEALIAWLAERVPHYMVPRYVRVVLELPKTASGKLQKHVLRTEGLAEGTWDRDAAGIRLRRERLG, from the coding sequence ATGAACGACGAGGCACGGGGCGCTGTCCCTGACCGCCAGGCATGCGTGTTGCGCTATTTGCTGGAAGCTCAGGCAAAAAAGATACCCAACAGAATCTTTGTCCGTTTCCATAAAGGTCCCTCTTGGACTTACGCGCAGACGCTGGCACAGGTACGCCGGCGTGCTGCCACGCTGCGGCAAGAGGGCGTGAAGCAGGGCGATCGCGTGCTGTGCTGGATGGGCAACGGCCCCGAGCTGCTGGCCAACTGGTTTGCCATCAACTATCTGGGCGCCGTGTATGTGCCGCTGAATACCGGCCTGCGGGGCAGGCCGCTGGAACATGTGCTGGAAAACGCGCAGGCATCGCTCATGCTGGCGCACCGGGCGTTGACGGGCCGCTTGCAGGGTCTGGCGCCAGGCGCCTTGAAGCGAATCTTGCTGACCGGAGAAGGCGAGGCCCCGTCGGCGCTGCCTGCGGGGGTGTCGTTTGCGGCGCTGGCCGATACGTCGAGTGAACCGGCGGCCGACCTGCTCGCCACCGACGCGCCGATTGAGCCTTGGGATACCCAATCCATCATGTACACGTCGGGCACCACGGGCTTGTCCAAGGGCGTGGTCACGTCATACGTGCAGCTCTACACCATGGGGCCCGATGCGTTTGACTGCATCACGCCCGAAGACCGCTGCATGATCGCGGGGCCAATATTCCATTGCGGCAGCACGCTGTACGTGTACGCCATGCTGGCCTACGGCGGCTCGATCGCCATGGTGCCGGAGTTCCGCACCGCCGAGTTCTGGGATGCCATCCGCGAAACCGAAAGCACGGTGGTGCTGTTGCTGGGCGTGATGGCCAATTTCCTGCTCAAGCAGCCGCCGTCGCCGCGTGATCTTGAGCATCCCTTGCGCAAGGTATTCATCGTGCCCTTCGGCGAAGATGCCCCCGCGTTCAAGACCCGCTTCGGTGTGGACCTGTACACGGTCTACAACATGACCGAGATCGCCAGCCCCCTGAGCGCGGGGCCTGGCCTGACCGAGGCGGGGCGCTGCGGCAAACCCCGGCCGTGGTTCGAACTACGGGTGGGGGATGCGCAGGACCGCGCTTTGCCCGACGGTGAGGTCGGTGAATTATTGATTCGCTCGCATCGCCCGTGGGCGCTGTTTTCGGGCTACTACCGCAATCCGGAGGCGACGGCGGCGTCCATGCGCAACGGTTGGTTCCACACGGGCGATGCGTTCCGGCGCGATGGCGACGGCACGTTCTTCTTCGTGGATCGCTTGAAAGACGTGATACGCCGCCGTGGCGAGAACATCTCGTCATTCGAGCTGGAAGGCGAGATCTGCGCACACCCGGCCGTGCGCGAGGCGGTGGCCGTGGCGGTGCCCAGCGAGCATGGTGAGGACGAAGTGCTGACCGTGGTCACGCTGGTGGAAGAAGCCGCGCTTGCGCCCGAGGCGTTGATTGCCTGGCTGGCCGAGCGGGTGCCGCACTACATGGTGCCGAGGTACGTCAGAGTGGTGTTGGAGCTGCCCAAGACCGCCAGCGGCAAGCTGCAAAAGCATGTGTTGCGGACCGAGGGCCTGGCAGAAGGCACATGGGACCGCGACGCTGCGGGTATACGTCTGCGCCGCGAACGGCTGGGCTGA